One Eurosta solidaginis isolate ZX-2024a chromosome 5, ASM4086904v1, whole genome shotgun sequence DNA segment encodes these proteins:
- the LOC137254298 gene encoding LOW QUALITY PROTEIN: uncharacterized protein (The sequence of the model RefSeq protein was modified relative to this genomic sequence to represent the inferred CDS: inserted 1 base in 1 codon; substituted 1 base at 1 genomic stop codon), protein MDCINRLAVIETVLKENVPHKSEVQAQSKLLRECTVIGARTHQAISRITGDIEDEEYVDLASQLPMSSSEHLATVEDKLKNRASADAMMRLLVKTRGVRGTVDGVLRTLLHDDLARGYNLEGRXWEKALVPLKYVDIVFDEFDEKPKQXFLDDIRKYVGLSHNRHKQKLYKLKKRIA, encoded by the exons ATGGACTGCATCAATCGCCTCGCAGTTATCGAGACCGTCCTAAAGGAAAAT gtGCCACATAAATCTGAGGTTCAAGCACAAAGCAAACTTCTAAGAGAATGTACAGTTATTGGTGCTAGAACTCACCAGGCTATCAGCCGTATCACCGGTGACATAGAAGATGAGGAATATGTCGACCTTGCCTCACAACTTCCCATGTCCTCCAGTGAGCATCTGGCTACTGTGGAGGACAAACTAAAAAACAGAGCCAGTGCTGATGCGATG ATGCGACTCCTGGTAAAGACAAGGGGGGTTAGAGGCACTGTTGATGGCGTTCTGCGGACCTTGCTGCATGATGATTTGGCGCGGGGCTACAACCTTGAGGGGC AATGGGAAAAGGCCCTTGTGCCGTTAAAATATGTGGACATCGTGTTTG ATGAATTTGACGAAAAGCCAAAGCAGTAATTTTTGGATGATATAAGGAAATATGTAGGATTAAGCCACAATAGACATAAGCAAAAATTGTACAAACTAAAAAAGAGGATTGCTTAA